One part of the Numenius arquata chromosome 24, bNumArq3.hap1.1, whole genome shotgun sequence genome encodes these proteins:
- the ITPR3 gene encoding inositol 1,4,5-trisphosphate-gated calcium channel ITPR3, translating to MNEMSSFLHIGDIVSLYAEGSVNGFISTLGLVDDRCVVEPAAGDLDNPPKKFRDCLFKVCPMNRYSAQKQYWKAKQTKQDKEKIADVVLLQKLQHAAQMEQKQNETENKKVHGDVVKYGSVIQLLHMKSNKYLTVNKRLPALLEKNAMRVTLDATGNEGSWLFIQPFWKLRSNGDNVVVGDKVILNPVNAGQPLHASNYELADNAGCKEVNSVNCNTSWKINLFMQFRDHMEEVLKGGDVVRLFHAEQEKFLTCDEYKGKLHVFLRTTLRQSATSATSSNALWEVEVVHHDPCRGGAGHWNGLYRFKHLATGNYLAAEENPSYKGDVAEPKAAPTGGSSRASRRNTGEKIKYRLVAVPHGNDIASLFELDPTTLQKTDSFVPRNSYVRLRHLCTNTWIQSTNVPIDIDEERPIRLMLGTCPTKEDKEAFAIVSVPVSEIRDLDFANDASSMLANVVEKMNEGFLSQNDRRFVIQLLEDLVFFVSDVPNNGQNVLDIVVTKPNRERQKLMREQNILKQIFGILKAPFKDKGGEGPLVRLEELSDQKNAPYQYMFRLCYRVLRHSQEDYRKNQEHIAKQFGMMQSQIGYDILAEDTITALLHNNRKLLEKHITKTEVETFVSLVRKNREPRFLDYLSDLCVSNHIAIPVTQELICKCVLDPKNSDILIKTELRPVKEMSQTHEYLSIEYSEEEVWLTWTDKNNDHHEKSIRQLAQEARAGNAHDENVLSYYRYQLKLFARMCLDRQYLAIKEISQQLGVDLIFLCMADEMLPFDLRASFCHLMLHVHVDRDPQELVMPVKFARLWTEIPTAITIKDYDSNLNVSRDDKKNKFASTMEFVEDYLNNVVSEAVPFANEEKNKLTFEVVSLAHNLIYFGFYSFSELLRLTRTLLGIIDCVQNPQLMMQAVYNDEVTGKNVRRSIQGVGQMMSTMVLSRKQSIFSPPSLSAGSAPEQVDRGRSVESENIVVMETKLKILEILQFILNVRLDYRISYLLSVFKKEFVEVYPMQDSAADGTAPAFDSTTAAMNLDRIGEHAEAMFGVGKTSSMLEVDDEGGRMFLRVLIHLTMHDYPPLISGSLQLLFKHFSQRQEVLHTFKQVQLLISAQDVENYKVIKSELDKLRTMVEKSELWVDKKGSSKGDSTVEGNKKDKKEHAADEEVIAPGEKSSENYQIVKGILERLNKMCGVGEQVRKKQQRLLKNMDAHKVMLDLLQIPYEKGDAKMMEILKFTHQFLQKFCAGNQENQALLHKHLNLFLTPGLLEAETMQHIFLNNYQLCSEINETVPQHFIHCVATHGRHVQYLDFLHTIIKAEGKYVKKCQDMIMTELTNAGDDVVVFYNDKASLATLLEMMTAARDGVEENSPLMYHISLVDLLAACAEGKNVYTEIKCTSLLPLEDVVRVVTHEDCITEVKMAYVNFVNHCYVDTEVEMKEIYTSNHIWTLFENFTLDMAQMCKKREKRLPDPTLEKYVLTVVLDTINAFFSSPFSENSTSLQTHQTIVVQLLQSTMRLLECPWLQQQHKSSVEACIRTLAMVAKSRSIALPMDLDAHVSSLLNSSSTSTVQRNTSSYKTATRTFPRVSTTPNQWDYKNIIEKLQDIINALEDRLKPLVEAELSVLVDVLHRPELLFMEGTEAFQRCESGGFLSKLVQHTKDLMETEEKLCIKVLRTLQQMLVKRNRYGERGNLLRKMLLNNYLQNKKSSSKGEMVDAAGGGQDQDWSAIAAVQCRLDREGATKLVADLIMNTKNEKIFQESILLAIRLLDGGNTEIQKSFYNLMTSDKKSEKFFKVLHDRMKKAQQETKSTVSVNMSDIGNKPREDKDEPDPGTKGRGDTFLMPGTPSRYPMAIGFRKGHDTGEQGQNNEMGVTVLIMEPILRFLQLLCENHNRDLQNFLRCQNNKTNYNLVCETLQFLDIMCGSTTGGLGLLGLYINEYNVALITQTLETLTEYCQGPCHENQSCIVTHESNGIDIITALILNDISPLCKYRMDLVLQLKDNASKLLLALMESRHDSENAERILISLRPQELVDVIKKAYLQEEECENAEVSPREVGHNIYILALQLSRHNKSLQQLLKPVKRIQEEEEEGISSMLSLNNKQLTQMLKSTAPVQEEEEDPLAYYEKHTSQIEIVRLDRSMEQIIFPVPGICEFLTKETKYRLFTTTEQDEQGSKVSDFFDQSSFLHNEMEWQKKLRSMPLMYWFSRRMTLWGSISFNLAVFINIIIAFFYPYVEATSMGVLDSPLISLLFWILICFSIMALFTKRYGVRPLLVALILRSIYYLGIGLTLNILGALNLTNKIVFVVSFVGNRGTFIRGYKAMIMDVEFLYHVGYILTSVLGLFVHELFYSILLFDLIYREETLFNVIKSVTRNGRSILLTALLALILVYLFSIVGFLFLKDDFILEVDRLPDSKAKDDPLGMQRNVETFMESCSSDKISCSDAPTALEETEPDQWERACDTLLMCIVTVLNHGLRNGGGVGDILRKPSKDESLFPARVVYDLLFFFIVIIIVLNLIFGVIIDTFADLRSEKQKKEEILKTTCFICGLERDKFDNKTVSFEEHIKYEHNMWNYLYFIVLVRVKNKTDYTGPESYVAQMIKNKNLDWFPRMRAMSLVSNEGEGEQNEIRNLQDKLNTTMKLVSHLTSQLNELKEQMTEQRKRRQRMGFVDVQNSMNH from the exons atTGCCTCTTCAAAGTATGTCCCATGAACCGCTACTCGGCCCAGAAGCAGTACTGGAAGGCCAAGCAAACCAAGCAGGACAAGGAGAAGATCGCGGACGTGGTGCTGCTGCAGAAGCTCCAG CATGCAGCCCAGATGGAGCAGAAGCAGAACGAAACGGAGAACAAGAAAGTGCATGGGGACGTGGTGAAATACGGCAGCGTCATACAG CTCCTCCACATGAAGAGCAACAAGTACCTGACGGTGAACAAGCGGCTGCCGGCCCTGTTGGAGAAAAATGCCATGCGGGTGACGCTGGATGCCACCGGCAACGAAGGATCCTGGCTCTTCATCCAGCCCTTCTGGAAGCTGAGGAGCAATGGAGATAAC GTAGTCGTGGGAGACAAAGTCATCCTGAACCCTGTCAACGCCGGGCAGCCGCTGCACGCCAGCAACTACGAGCTTGCTGACAACGCCGGCTGCAAGGAG GTGAACTCGGTCAATTGTAACACCAGCTGGAAAATCAACCTTTTCATGCAGTTCCGTGACCACATGGAGGAAGTGCTGAAAGGG GGGGACGTGGTGAGGCTCTTCCACGCCGAGCAGGAGAAGTTTCTCACCTGTGATGAGTACAAAGGCAAGCTGCACGTCTTCCTCCGCACCACCCTGCGACAGTCGGCCACCTCGGCCACCAGCTCCAATGCCCTGTGGGAGGTGGAG gTGGTCCACCACGACCCATGCCGAGGAGGAGCCGGGCACTGGAACGGCTTGTACCGCTTCAAGCACCTTGCCACGGGCAACTACCTGGCAGCAGAG GAAAACCCAAGTTATAAAGGAGACGTGGCTGAGCCCAAAGCAGCGCCCACG GGGGGCAGCAGCCGCGCCAGCCGCAGGAACACGGGGGAAAAGATCAAATACCGGCTGGTGGCCGTGCCCCACGGCAATGACATCGCCTCCCTCTTCGAGCTGGACCCCACCACGCTGCAGAAGACGGACTCCTTCGTCCCACG GAACTCCTACGTGAGGCTGCGCCACCTCTGCACCAACACCTGGATCCAGAGCACCAACGTGCCCATTGACATCGATGAGGAGAGGCCCATCCGTCTCATG CTGGGCACATGCCCCACCAAAGAAGACAAAGAAGCTTTTGCCATCGTCTCCGTGCCCGTATCTGAGATCCGGGACCTGGACTTTGCTAATGACGCCAGCTCGATGCTGGCCAACGTGGTGGAGAAGATGAACGAAGGTTTTCTCAGCCAGAATGACCGGAG GTTCGTCATCCAGCTGCTGGAGGACTTGGTGTTTTTCGTCAGTGATGTTCCCAACAATGGCCAGAACGTGCTGGACATCGTGGTGACCAAGCCTAACCGGGAGCGGCAGAAGCTGATGCGGGAGCAGAACATCCTGAAGCAG ATCTTTGGGATCCTGAAAGCCCCTTTCAAGGACAAGGGCGGGGAAGGGCCTCTGGTGCGGCTGGAAGAGCTGTCGGACCAGAAAAACGCTCCCTACCAGTACATGTTTCGTCTGTGCTACCGTGTGCTCCGGCACTCCCAGGAGGACTATCGCAAGAACCAG GAGCACATTGCCAAGCAGTTCGGCATGATGCAGTCCCAGATTGGCTATGACATCCTCGCCGAGGACACCATCACGGCCCTGCTGCACAACAACCGcaagctgctggagaagcacATCACCAAGACGGAGGTGGAGACCTTCGTCAGCCTGGTGCGCAAGAACCGTGAGCCACG GTTTTTGGACTACCTCTCGGACCTGTGCGTGTCCAACCACATTGCCATCCCCGTCACCCAGGAGCTGATCTGCAAGTGCGTGCTGGACCCAAAGAACAGCGACATCCTCATCAAGACGGA GCTGAGGCCAGTGAAGGAGATGTCCCAGACCCATGAGTACCTGAGCATCGAGTACTCGGAGGAGGAGGTCTGGCTCACCTGGACGGACAAGAACAATGACCACCATGAGAAAAGCATCCGGCAGCTGGCACAGGAGGCCCGGGCTGGCAATGCCCATGATGAGAACGTCCTCAGCTACTACAG GTACCAGCTGAAGCTCTTTGCCCGCATGTGCCTGGATCGCCAGTACCTGGCCATCAAGGAGATCTCCCAGCAGCTGGGTGTGGACCTGATATTCCTCTGCATGGCAGATGAGATGCTGCCCTTTGATCTCCGGGCGTCCTTCTGCCACCTCATGTTGCACGTGCACGTAGAcagggacccccaggagctggtgaTGCCCGTGAAGTTTGCACGGCTCTGGACTGAGATCCCTACAGCCATCACGATCAAAGA CTACGACTCCAACCTCAACGTCTCACGTGATGACAAGAAGAACAAGTTTGCCAGCACCATGGAGTTCGTGGAGGACTACCTCAATAACGTGGTGAGCGAGGCGGTGCCCTTTGCCAATGAGGAGAAGAACAAGCTCACCTTTGAG GTCGTCAGCCTTGCCCACAACCTCATCTACTTCGGCTTCTACAGCTTCAGCGAGCTGCTGCGCCTGACGCGGACACTGCTGGGCATCATTGACTGCGTCCAAAACCCCCAGCTGATGATGCAGGCAGTCTACAACGATGAGGTGACAG GGAAGAACGTGCGGAGGTCCATCCAGGGCGTTGGGCAGATGATGTCCACCATGGTGCTGAGCAGGAAACAGTCGATCTTCAGCCCCCCGAGCCTCAGTGCCGGGTCTGCCCCGGAGCAAGTGGACAGAGGGAGGAGCGTCGAGAGCGAGAACATTGTGGTGATGGAGACCAAGCTGAAGATTCTGGAGATCTTGCAG TTCATCCTGAATGTGCGGCTGGACTACAGGATCTCCTACCTGCTTTCTGTCTTCAAGAAGGAGTTTGTGGAGGTCTACCCCATGCAGGACAGTGCGGCCGATGGGACGGCTCCAGCCTTTGACTCCACAA CTGCTGCCATGAACCTGGACCGGATCGGCGAGCATGCAGAAGCCATGTTCGGTGTGGG GAAGACGAGCAGCATGTTAGAGGTGGATGACGAGGGAGGGAGGATGTTTCTGCGGGTGCTGATCCACCTGACGATGCACGACTACCCACCGCTCATCTCCggctccctgcagctcctcttcAAGCACTTCAGCCAGAGGCAGGAGGTCTTGCACACCTTCAAACAG GTTCAGCTCCTGATCTCAGCCCAGGATGTGGAGAATTACAAGGTGATCAAGTCAGAGCTGGACAAACTCCGCACTATGGTGGAGAAATCAGAGCTCTGGGTGGACAAGAAGGGCAGCAGCAAAGGGGACAGCACGGTGGAGGGGAACAAGAAGGACAAGAAAGAG CATGCTGCTGACGAAGAGGTCATTGCTCCAGGAGAGAAGAGCAGCGAGAACTATCAGATAGTCAAGGGG ATCCTGGAGCGGCTGAACAAGATGTGTGGGGTCGGAGAGCAAGTGCGCAAGAAGCAGCAGCGCCTTCTGAAGAACATGGATGCCCACAAAGTGATGCTGGATCTGCTGCAGATCCCTTATGAGAAG GGTGATGCAAAGATGATGGAGATCCTGAAATTCACCCACCAGTTCCTGCAGAAGTTTTGTGCTGGCAACCAGGAAAACCAGGCCCTGCTGCACAAACACCTCAACCTGTTCCTGACCCCCGGG ctcctggaggcTGAGACAATGCAGCACATCTTCCTCAACAACTACCAGCTCTGCTCAGAGATCAATGAGACGGTGCCGCAGCACTTCATCCACTGCGTGGCCACCCACGGCCGCCACGTCCAGTACCTCGACTTCTTGCACACCATCATCAAGGCTGAGGGCAAGTACGTCAAGAAGTGCCAGGACATGATCATGACCGAG CTCACCAATGCCGGGGACGATGTGGTGGTTTTCTACAACGACAAGGCTTCACTGGCCACCCTTCTGGAGATGATGACGGCGGCcagggatggggtggaggagaacAGCCCGCTGATGTACCACATCTCACTGGTGGACCTGCTGGCTGCCTGCGCCGAGGGCAAGAACGTCTACACAGAGATCAAGTGCACGTCCCTGCTGCCCTTGGAGGATGTGGTGCGGGTGGTGACACATGAAGATTGCATCACAGAG GTGAAGATGGCCTATGTGAACTTTGTCAACCACTGCTATGTGGACACGGAGGTGGAGATGAAGGAGATCTATACCAGCAACCACATCTGGACTCTCTTTGAGAACTTCACCCTTGACATGGCCCAG ATGTGCAAGAAGCGAGAGAAACGCCTGCCAGACCCTACGCTGGAGAAGTACGTGCTGACGGTGGTGCTGGACACCATCAATGCGTTCTTCAGCTCCCCCTTCTCAGAGAACAGCACCTCACTCCAG ACCCACCAGACCATTGTGGTGCAGCTTCTCCAGTCCACCATGAGGCTGCTGGAAtgtccctggctgcagcagcagcacaagagcTCGGTGGAAGCCTGCATCCGCACGCTGGCCATGGTCG CCAAGAGCCGCTCCATCGCGCTGCCCATGGACCTGGACGCCCACGTCAGCTCCCTGCTCAACAGCAGCTCCACCAGCACTGTGCAGAGGAACACGTCCAGCTACAAGACGGCCACACGGACCTTTCCCCGCGTCTCCACCACCCCCAACCAGTGGGACTACAAGAACATCATAGAGAAGCTGCAG GACATCATCAACGCCCTGGAGGATCGCTTGAAACCGCTGGTGGAGGCTGAGCTGTCTGTCCTGGTGGATGTCCTCCACCGGCCAGAGCTGCTTTTCATGGAGGGGACGGAGGCCTTTCAGCGATGTGAGAGCGGAGGTTTCCTGTCCAA gctggtgCAGCACACCAAGGACCTCATGGAGACGGAGGAGAAGCTGTGCATCAAGGTGCTGAGGACGCTGCAGCAGATGCTGGTGAAGAGGAACAGATACGGCGAGAGG GGCAACCTGCTGCGGAAAATGCTCCTGAACAATTACCTGCAGAACAAGAAGTCCAGCTCCAAAGGGGAAATGGTGGATGCTGCTGGGGGAG GCCAAGACCAGGACTGGTCTGCTATCGCTGCTGTCCAGTGCCGGCTGGACCGAGAAGGGGCCACCAAGTTGGTGGCTGACCTCATCATGAACACCAAGAACGAGAAGATCTTCCAAGAGAGCATCCTGCTTGCCATCCGGCTGTTGGATGGAGGCAACACTGAGATCCAG aaATCCTTTTACAACCTCATGACGAGTGACAAGAAGTCGGAGAAGTTCTTCAAAGTTTTGCACGACCGGATGAAGAAGGCACAGCAGGAGACCAAGTCTACGGTGTCTGTGAACATGAGTGACATTGGGAACAAGCCTCGTGAGGACAAGGACGAGCCTGACCCTGGCACCAAAG GACGAGGAGACACCTTCCTGATGCCTGGCACCCCCTCCCGATACCCGATGGCCATAGGGTTTCGGAAGGGCCATGACACCGGGGAGCAGGGTCAGAACAATGAGATGGGGGTGACGGTTCTGATCATGGAGCCAATCCTGCGATTCCTGCAACTGCTCTGTGAGAACCACAACCGGGACCTGCAG AACTTCCTCCGGTGCCAGAACAACAAGACCAACTACAACCTGGTGTGCGAGACGCTGCAGTTCCTTGACATCATGTGTGGCAGCACcacgggggggctggggctgctggggctctACATCAACGAGTACAACGTGGCCCTCATCACCCAGACCCTGGAGACCCTGACCGAGTACTGCCAAGGGCCCTGCCACGAGAACCAG AGCTGCATCGTGACCCATGAGTCCAACGGGATCGACATCATCACAGCCCTCATCCTCAATGACATCAGCCCCCTCTGCAAGTACCGGATGGACCTGGTCCTGCAGCTGAAG GATAATGCCTCCAAGCTCCTCTTGGCCCTCATGGAGAGCAGACACGACAGTGAGAACGCTGAGCGGATCCTCATCAGCCTCCGCCCACAGGAATTG GTTGACGTGATTAAGAAGGCCTatctgcaggaggaggagtgtGAAAACGCCGAGGTTTCCCCCCGGGAAGTTGGCCACAACATTTATATACTGGCGCTGCAG CTGTCCCGACACAACAagtctctgcagcagctcctgaagCCGGTGAAGCGAatccaggaggaggaggaggagggcatctCATCCATG ctcagccTCAACAACAAGCAGCTCACGCAGATGCTGAAGTCGACGGCCCCGGtccaggaagaagaagaggacCCGCTGGCGTATTACGAAAAACACACATCCCAAATTGAG ATTGTGCGCCTGGACCGAAGCATGGAGCAGATAATCTTCCCGGTGCCTGGCATCTGCGAGTTCCTCACCAAGGAGACCAAGTACCGGCTCTTCACCACCACGGAGCAGGATGAGCAGGGCAGCAAAGTCAGTGATTTCTTCGACCAGTCGTCCTTCCTCCACAACGAGATGGAATGGCAGAAGAAACTGCGCA gCATGCCGCTGATGTACTGGTTCTCCCGCAGAATGACTCTCTGGGGAAGCATTTCCTTCAACCTGGCTGTCTTCATCAACATAATCATTGCTTTCTTCTACCCCTACGTTGAAGCCACTTCCATGG GAGTGCTGGATTCCCCACTgatctccctgctcttctggatTCTCATCTGCTTCTCCATCATGGCCTTGTTCACTAAGCGCTACGGTGTCAGACCGCTCCTCGTGGCACTGATCTTGCGATCGATCTATTACTTGGGGATTGGACTCACTCTGAATATTCTGGGAGCTCTCAAT CTGACCAACAAGATTGTGTTTGTGGTGAGCTTCGTGGGCAACCGTGGGACCTTCATCCGAGGCTACAAGGCCATGATCATGGATGTGGAGTTTCTTTACCATGTTGGCTACATCCTGACGAGCGTCCTGGGACTCTTTGTGCACGAACTCTTCTACAGCATCCTG CTCTTTGACTTGATCTACCGTGAGGAGACCTTGTTTAATGTCATCAAAAGCGTGACGCGGAACGGGCGCTCCATCCTGCTGACAGCCCTCCTGGCCCTCATCCTCGTCTACCTCTTCTCCATCGTTGGCTTCCTGTTCCTGAAGGATGACTTCATCCTGGAGGTGGACCGGCTGCCGGACAGCAAAGCCAAAG ATGACCCCTTGGGGATGCAGAGGAACGTGGAGACCTTCATGGAGTCATGCAGCAGTGACAAAATTAGCTGCTCTGATGCTCCCACCGCCCTGGAAG AAACAGAGCCTGACCAGTGGGAACGCGCCTGCGACACGCTGCTCATGTGCATCGTCACTGTCCTGAACCACGGCCTGAGGAACGGCGGGGGTGTGGGTGACATTCTGCGGAAGCCATCGAAGGAC GAGTCCTTGTTTCCTGCTCGGGTTGTCTACGACCTCCTCTTCTTCTTTATTGTCATTATTATCGTCCTTAACCTCATCTTCGGGGTCATTATTGACACCTTCGCTGATCTGAGGAGCGagaagcagaagaaggaagagaTACTGAAGACGACCTGCTTCATCTGTG GACTCGAAAGGGACAAGTTTGACAACAAGACGGTGTCCTTCGAGGAGCATATTAAATACGAGCACAACATGTGGAACTACTTGTACTTCATAGTGCTGGTGCGGGTGAAGAACAAGACAGACTACACGGGGCCGGAGAGTTACGTGGCTCAGATGATAAAG AATAAGAACCTTGACTGGTTCCCCCGGATGCGAGCCATGTCGCTGGTCAGCAACGAAGGGGAAGGGGAACAGAACGAGATCCGAAATCTTCAAGACAAACTCAACACCACCATGAAGCTGGTGTCCCATCTCACCTCCCAGCTGAACGAGCTAAAGGAACAG ATGACAGAGCAACGGAAGCGCAGACAAAGGATGGGGTTTGTGGATGTCCAGAACTCCATGAACCACTAA